TTCACTTTCAGTGTCGTCCATCCAAAGGCAGAAAGCGAGGCTTCTGTTGGTCTGTGGACAAATACGGGCATCCTCTGCCAGGTTTTCATGGGAAGGAGCAAGGAGACGCCCAGTACTATAACTCCGAGAGCCAATAGGAGCAGGACCAAGATGGAGGGAAGGTGGGAGCGAGAGCAAGAAGAATTGTAAACAAATGGAGACAATGAGGATATTGGGAGAGAGGTCAAAAGATGGCTCAGCCGATATATGGATGTTTGCTTTCTCTATCTGTTGCCTGTGGGACCTTTTTCAGAGGCAGAGCATAAGGAACAGAGGAAGAGAAccaggggggggaaaaaagcctcTGTGTGACAAATGCTGTACTTTTCTGCGATGGATGGATTCTTCATAAGCTTTTTGTCTGTGACTCTAACCAGGACAACTTTTGAGAAGATACCCTTTAAAGAATTTATCTCAAAAGCCTTATTTTGAATATAAAACAGACATTTGTCACAAACATTGAATGAGTGCACTCTTCATTTAAGTGGCATTGCACACGTGTACATGCTTATGATGTGTAATCATAATTTGTATGCTTGTGATTTGTTATAAAGACGTGTTTGGTCACAAAAAccataaaatgtatgtatgcatgaataTGTCCTTCGGAGTAAGCATGCAGTGCCTTACTATGAATTCCAATTTTTATCCAGTTGCTTCCTGCTCCTCAGGGAATTAGACTGGGCTGTGCAGCTGTGtgtataaagttttttttttaatgctggcTTTGAAGCTACAAGAAGAGGAACATTTCCTTTAGTCTGTACTGTGGTTGGTAATGTTCTGTTGTCACTTTGCATAAGCTGAATTGTTGGGATAAAGGCCACAAACCGTTGTCTCTGATCTCTGTGTAGCCAGTGATCCTTTTCATCACTTCTCCTCGATTTCAGTAAATACGCCATTTGCATGTAATATGCAACCCTCAGAGCTCTATTTTCACTTAATAAAGGCAGTATAAAATGATCCAGGTATTTTTCTCCTCATCATGCCTTCTCTCACTTTGAATGTGTATGAAACAGACTTTTTTGAcagttgaaaaacacatttaaacatgacCCCATAAtgatgaaataacattttattggaTGCACATCTACGGAATTACTGTAGAAGAATATATACACTGAttcaacaaaaccaaaaatagaATAGCAGCATTCCAGCATAGCATACACAAACAATCTGGTCCACTGCACATGCGCTCTcaacaaacaaaagcagaaaCACGAGAGAATCATAATAAATACTTGAATAGATGCTAGAATAGGTTAGAAGTGCCCAAAGCAATCCTCTGCTAAACATGTGGGCAAGCAGAGACTAGTAGAGGTAGACATGCAGAACAACCCATCCCAAGCCTAACGGTGGCTTGGATGAGCCCTGATATGTTTGTGCGTGGCCACCATGCACATATTTGCGGCACTTTAAGTATTTCCCCCAATACCCATTGAGGAAACGGCAATGGAGATACATTCAGACAATGTCAACACATTGAATGAATGAGCggctgtgttgttttgtgccaTGCACAGCTCCAGTTTTGAATAaattatacattaaaaaaaagataaataactgATCCAAAAGACTCTGAAATGGGCATGGCAGAGACGTGGACATGTGGTTTTGAGCAATGGAGTTACTTAGTCAGAAACAAATGTATACAGTGTTGCCCTATTTACAATCAGAAAAAAATtagcaaacataaaaaaatctaatgGTTTATGCTAGTAAGAATAAATAAGGTTTGCTACATACATCGTGTAAATAAAATAAGGACATCACCCCTCTGAAATTggattttacattttgtgtgaATGAGTGTGTTTTCATGAAAGGAACTCAGTTCATCAGGTGGAGCAAGTAGATGTACCCAAAACATATTTGCTTGTGTCTATGTGTTTGCGTTAGTGAGTGATAAAGTCCATTCTTTAGTGAGTGACTTCTTGATGACACTCTGAGTCACCGAGCAGGTCACTCGATCCTGGGAGCTTCTTCCCATTCCAGGAAGAGACACACCAGCAGCGGGCGGGAGGTCCAACCAGAGATGACTCAcactgaaagagaaaaagaaataggaaaCCACATGAATAAATCACCCAGTTTGCTTTTAGGATGAGTCTCTTTTCACAGGTGGAGtcaattttgttttgtaaaatccCAAAGTTCTCACCTGCTTTGGCTTGTAGAAGCCATGCCGATCACAGTTGGGGAGGTAGAAAGTTGTGAACTTCTCTCCTTGTGTCTGCCGAGACCTGGATATCGTGTCTATTGCTGCATGCAGCTCAATGTGACAGGGACCCTgtgcaaaaaagaaacagtgaGAATTATGGCCACATGTAAACAGATACACAATACATTCTTTGCAAAAATGACATTGATCCCAATTATCTTGCTTGAAAATCTACTGCTCCACAAAATCAAGTGCTCCCTCTACTGGAAGTAAGGTAAATTACTTCATACAATCATCTAGGTAGGGTAATTGTTTTATTCCTCACCTCTTGCCCCAGGTTGTTGCGGATGACATTGACTTTGAGGCTGTCTTGGCCCTCAGCTGTGTCTTGGTGGTCCAAGGGAAGGTTGAGACCCAACAGGTAGTGAAGGGATCCGTGGTCAGTGACTTCACCAGCTCCATCTGTtcagattttataaaataattttgaCTTCAATAATTCTGTTTCTTGATaagaattttgaaaaaaaaaaaaattttttatgttttttgttgctttgtatCTTAAAAGTAGCTAATATTAACACatatgaaaaagagaaaaaccaTGAAACTCTGAGACTACCTTGGCCCAGGTCTTCAGTGCAGACTCCGTGTCCTCTGGTCAGAGCGTGGAGCGGCATGGCCTCACCGGGCCTGGGAGTGCAGCGGAGACCCACACCACAGTGGGCTGTGTGAACCCCACAGGACGATCCTTTCTCCAGCGCACAGGCCATGCAGCAGCCGCATCCGGGCTCCCTCAGCACCTGCATGCAGTCTGCTGGGACGATAGGACAGTCGTCCAGTTTCTCCTGTGTACAGGCGGCACAGCGGATTGGCTCCGGTCCCACCACTGGGGACGACCTCACCACGgtcaagacagccagagccactACTGCCACAAAAGTCAGTTTCTCATTTAATTCAGGCATCTCCAGTCTTCAGATAAATATGCTCTTCTTTTTTGGACTTGCCTCTTCAAACTTCTCAGTATGACTGTGTTTCTTGGACTAATTCCTCCAAACCAGCAGTATTTATGTGGACATCTGGCCTCCAGAGGTCGTTAATGATTAACACTCTTGCcacagaaataaaatattttttacacagTTACTTTAAACGGTGGATGACCCTGTTGGACGTGCGTAGATCCAGGTTCACAAGGTCTGTTGTCAATATTGACTTTGGAACATAAAGAGATGGACTTAAAAAACAACCCTGTTTTTGAACAACCAAAACTACTGATCTTTGGGTTTTACCTTTGATATTATGAAAACAAATTCACATGAAAACcgctgtttaaagaaatgaatcaAGAAAGTAGTAATGAATAATATCCACAATAAGGAATACTAGATAATCCAAGGAGTTAAACTATGATTTAATGAGGGTGATTATAAAAAACTCTTGATACTCTTTTTTTATGAAGTAATAGTGAGATTGTGCTTTGACACTGTTTTCACTCTAAAACCCCATGTGTCCCTTCCGTCACTTTGGTGAAGGTTCCTCTTATCAGGcagacaaataaacaacatcATTCCCCTTTAGCATTGCTCAACCCTAACATTATGGATTGCTCTGCTGGAATCACAACATGTTGTTTCCTTGGTGTAGTATTCGTCATAACTATGTATTTTAGATGTGCAATACCTCTATTTACTCCGTGATATACGCAGCAACACCACTTTAGCTGTATATGACTCCACAAGACTTCAAgagttatacttttttttttaaacagaactGACATGTAACACATGCACAGTAATAATAATTCAACTATAGGATTATTTACCTGTATTATTTGCTATTAGACCATTACAGCACAAGTTCCCATAAACTCCAGCATGTTTATGTAGAGAAGACAGAGATTAATATTTAGCTGCAACCCTTCATGCCGTACGTTAGGGTTCTGTATGCTAGTGGTGGTGTGAAGgtggttccttttttttttttggtgtataaattaaatttcagCACAATGAAAAACCAAACTAATGAGCATATGTGCGTTACCATTGATTGGTCATTTGAAGTTAAAATTGGTTTTGGATTTAAATGATGTTTAGGTAAAGTACATGAAGTCAAATGAAAGTCATTGATTTTGAAAGAACTCTTTATTTTGTACAATTTTACTACTTCTATTTTGTGCTactacatacttttactttactacatgtgagaaataaaatatattttttactcaATTACATTTGACAGTTACAAGTCACTTTCCAGAATAACATACACAAAATCAACAGAGCTCATTTTGCttttactatactatatatttctTTCAGTAAATGCTCACAAAGTATGTCTAATGGGAGACACacatggcaaaaaaaaccttcaaaaCTTCAACAAAAATATATTGACAACAATACAATTCTCATTGTTCGGTCAAGACTTATTGGTATGAGTTATTGCTGTACCTTAGTTACCTTGTTTATTTACTGATGACAAAAGAAACTGACTGGCACATAGACTTTTAACTGTTGCAGTGCCAGCTCTTAACATGGCATTCCGGCCATGACAAATGTGAGGTTGATGTGACCTACATGTTTCACATTCTCCTTGTGAGGCCAGTGAACGGTGTTACTCAACCACCAGTTGGTGAGTTGTTGCCTCTTCAATGTTGACCATCAGGTTCACTAGCCAATCAGGAAATGGCTCCTCCTTGGAAATATTTGAGgacatgatgaaaaaaaaacagaaaaaaaaaaaaaacttttattacACCTATCTGTATTTTTACATGGTTAAAAATGTTTACTTAAAATTAACACTTACCAAAGATGCaccctttttccttttcctgctCATCTTCTGTCTAATCGGTGCGTGTTTTCGACACATATTCTTCAAGACAACAATAGAGCATCATCTCTTTTCCATTTGACTTGTCAGatatttaatttgaatgtaaatCGTGCCACAAATACTCACGTTAATGGACCTCTTATTTCCTAACTTTGTCTGCCGAGGTGGGGTAGCTTTATTTCTTAAATTCACTCTGTGTGGGCTCCAATCTGAATCAGAGAAATTCTCTATTTCCTTGTGGTGACTGTTGGTTGATTGGATTTGAAGAGAACTTTCTTGGCTGATGGAACGAGACAGCTGCTTAGGTCTCAGAACCCTAAACACGGCATCATTATCTTCATCGTCTTTGCTCTTGTCTTCTGACGTCACCTCCTTTGTCTCCACACCTGCTTGAATTTGaacatcatcatcctcatcatcctcctcctcatcctcctcatcctcctcctcctcctctcctcctgtttcactttctttaaatttatcTTTCAGCTCAGACTCTTCCTGTATGGTCTCCAGACATGGCCTCTAATCACCATTTTAAAACAGAGGGAAATTTACAAGGGCTAAAATGTCTATTTAATTATAAATTTTACGATTTTTTAAAACTCATTTCACATTTGATGATAAAAAACAGTGTACTAAAACTTACATTTTGCTGCTGAATTTCCATGCTGCTGTATAGTTTTGCTGATGTGTCACAATGCTGCAGTTTGAGGTTGACATTAGCTGATTATTGAAATCAGGTGTGGAAGCTTGATTACAGACAGATGGCAGGTGGAGCTGGATGTTCTTTATGACACATGAAGTGAAAATAaagatttaacccttgtgttgtctttccgtcaaaatAGAAAAGCAGTACTTTTGTTGAgacttttttatcaatgtttttaactttttcttacatttttgtcacttttttgacgttttcaacactacgcaacactaacttattaactttagttttacaattatttttggaatataagttcaataaacctcatttatagaaaattatacctaatgtttgagttaaaaaagcagaaattaggtcaacttttactcaatactatttcataaagacttttttttcaaatgctataaaattgaataagactaAAATTACTGAAAGTAGatatttgtacttgccaaagagcgatcatgttattttgggttattCAACAGTGGTGAATAACACACTTTCAAAGGGACACCAACAATGTTACACACAAAGTTCAGTTTATTAGTCATAAGGAGTCACTTGCAACTTAGAGTGACTTATAAAGATACATAACAGCTACAAGTGTATGCCCTATGCAGGATTTACCCTATTATACctatttactttatattttatttagttatgtTTATTTAACAGCCACTCATAAATTTTCTATAAACAAAGCATCAGGCTGTCTTTGAGATTTCACATGACCAACGGTTAAAGTTACTCAGGCTACTGAAGAATACCATAAGTCCTCCGTTCAGTTAGGCCTGAGCAATGCACCCCAAGCTTCTatccttaaaggtgctctaagcgatgtcacgcactttttaggctacaacattttttgtcacatacagcaaacatctcctcactacccgctagctgcctgtcccctgaacacactgtaaaaaaacatggtcTCTGTAGACAAGGTTCCACAAACGCCAACAAAAagcaaactgtgcccacctgcaccatgaAACATGACAAACAGTCttccagccaataactgacAAAAAGGAATTGGTGCAGCAGCGTTAGCGTGTAGGCTACTTCCACAATGGGCGGTTataaccgttttttttttttttttacagtggatggtgaggagatgtttgctgtgaGTGACAAacaatgttgtagcctaaaaaaaaacgtgtgacatcgcttagagcacctttaacaaaCAGCCATGTATATCAGCATTTCCAGTCTCTCCACTGCTTGCTGTTCAAATTTAACGGGAGAGAGGAGCAAGTGGGGTTAGGATCGAGCTGTTACCACCACCATCTTCAGCCAGAGAAGACATTGTTGTTTCAGCTTCTTCTTGCGTTGTCACCCCGGTGGGAGGTCTGCTAAAAGGGCTTGCACCAAGTGAATCAGTCGTGTTATTAACGTCATGACTACACAATTTCTTAGTAAAACCAAAATTACTTAAAAaccgccttgttttctttttgccatgGCTATATGATGCTCACTGCAGAATGGATTTGAAGGACTTTGCGCGCCGATTATTTTTTCTACTAATCTTTGAGTTAAAATGTACTAAACATGAGTAAGCGCTGGCACACCTTGATGCTCATGACAAGAATAGCATGTATAGTTCTTTATTTAAGTGAATTAGGTTTAAATCGCCGTCATGCATGAATGAAtgatatttttgcaattttacaCATGATAATTCACAATTATCACattagaaaagtcatagtattgaatgttgaaaagtcatgtcaaaaaaattcattgcataatatgtcaaaaaagtcatctTGGAGTCTGTTTAAgaaattcataaaaaagtcatagtatagaatgtcgcaggtcaaaaagtaataaaaaagtcttagtatagaatgttaaaaaaagtcatagtatagtatgtctaaaaagtcatagcataccaatatgttgaaaaaaatcacagtaatGTGTCTAAAAGTTATGAATAAACCATattatagtgtgtcaaaaaagtcatactgtagtGTGTCAAAgaaattcataaaaatgtcatagtaaagAATGTCACAAAAATTGATAGAGTAGCaagtcaaaaaagtaacaaaaaaagtcttagtaaggaaaaacatcatagtatagcatgtggaaaaaattaatatatagtatgacaaaaaagtcataggatagtattttgaaaaatctATGGTAATATATGTCGCAAAAAGTGATAGTACAACAAGTTATAAAAAGGTCTtggtatagaatgttgaaaaaagtcatagaacagtatgttaaaaaaagtcataaaaaaagtcatattctgtctgtctgttttattttgaagacccTGTTTTCCTCCCTAGTGTAGTAGtgtagttttacttcctgccttgtgtttttctgcCTGATTGTCAAccccaccctgatgtgtttcacctgttcctgaACCTAGAGTCACCTGTCTCTCGTTACCTCATTatcctgtgtatttagtctttgtgttgcccttgtcttgtgtcagatcattttgttccatttgtgtgtttgtttggagtCTACCCTGTTATCTCTGGGTTACCGTTTTTAAAAtcctgttttttgctttgtcttCTGCGTTACTTTGTTTTTGGACACCTTGCCTGCTGTTTTCTGGACACTTTCTGTTTGTATGGACTTTTGTTTGTGCATAACCCTGCCTGCCTTCTGAACACCTTTTGTtgtacagatttttttgttaaataaacctCACCGCATTGCCTGaccatctctgcatttgggtctaacattttttacagttgtaACACTACACTACGtcaaagtcttagtatagtatgtcaaaagaagaaaaaagtctcaactcatagtatagaatgtcaattCATGAAAAAGTTATAGTGTACGATATTAAAAGTTGTGGTATAGTATATCAACATAAGTCAAAAAGaagttatagtatgtctaaataagtcatagtgcatacagtacaaacagtcttagtatagttgtcaaaaaaaaggtgcaaaaaagtcatagtatagtatgtaaaaagtcTCTACAAGCCAGGTTGAAACCGATGACCATTGGGTCTTCAAGCAGCATTGTATCACACTGAGCCATCTGTTTCAAACCTCTCACAATTGTTTAGTAGCCTTTTTGGCTTCTTTATTTCAGGTTTTAGACGTTCAAATTTGATGCTCCTCACAGGATTTGAATACCAGACCTCAAATCTTCAGGTAACTCAGGTCacagtatgtcgtaaaaaatcaaaaacatgtCATCTATGTCGACAATATACGTCTAAAAAATTCATATGTTAAAAATGGTCACAAagtggtatgttgaaaaaagtaattaaaaaagtgatagtatagtatgtcgataaaaagtcatagtatagaatgtctaaaaaggtcataaaaaactcgttgaaaatgttgaaaaaatcctATAATgcaatgtctaaaaaagtcgttcatagtatattatgttgaaaaaaggtttaTAATAtgttcctcgccactgtcgcactgttgcttgctctggaggaaactactagaactgtcgGGTCCTTGTacattctggagtgtggtctagacctactctatctgtaaagtgtcttgagataactcttgttatgaattgatactataaataaaattgaatttaaattaaattgaattgaaaaaagtcattaaacgtgatagtatagtatgttgaaaaagttaaaagaaagtcACTGTATAGTgtgtggaaaaagtcataaaaatgtcataaaatagtatgtcgaaaaaagtaataaaaacgtcatagtatagtatgtcaaataaacttcataatatactatgttgaaaaaagtcttaaaaaagtaattgtgtactatgtcaaaaaagtgtgtcaaaataaataaaaagaaaatcgtTGTATAGTGTGTctaaaaactcataaaaacgtcatagtatggtatgtcaaaaaagtcatagtatagtatgttgatgaAAATCTTAAAATGGTTATATTGTagaatgtccaaaaaagtcatagtgtaggatgttgaaaaaagtcataaaaagtcataaaaaagtcatgaaaaaagtaTAGTGTACTATGTCAAATAAGccgtatagtatgtctaaaaagtcatggtatagtacgGTGGCCTAAAAGTcataataagtcatagtatagtatgtcgaactAATTCTTAGTCATATTATAGGaagtccaaaaaagtcatagtacagtatgttaaaaaagtcattaaaaacgtcacagtatggtatgtcaaaaaattcatagaaTAGTAAGTtgataaaagttttaaaaaatcatggcatagtatgttaaaaaatggtcatagtatagtatttcaaaaaagtcataaagagtcatagtatagtaagttgaaaaagtcatagtatagtatgtcgaaaaaaggcataaaaagtaatagtatgtgATGTctgaaaaagtcttaaaaagtcatattcatagtatagaatgttgatAAAAGGTAATAGTATAGTCTTTTgaaaaatttatttaaaaagtgatagtatagtatgtcgaaacaaaagtcatattatagtgtgttgaaaaaagtcatagtgtagtgtgTCGAAAcccaagtcatagtatagaatgtcgaaaaaagtcatgtcatagtatgttgaaaaaagtcgtattttagtgtgttatacaatgtctaaaaaagtaatacatgaTATAGGtctataatatgttgaaaaaagtcattaaaaagtgacagtacagtatgtcaaaaaagtaaaaagaaagtcattgcatagcatgtggaaaaaagtcatcAAATGTCATAGtttattatgtcaaaaaagtcatgaaaatgtcataaaatagtattttgaaaaacgtcatagtacaaaaaaatgtaataataaaatgtaattgttgttgaaaaagtcatagtatagtatgttgaaaatatctTAAGAAAGCAATGGAATAGTATGCTGAAAAAGTCAgagcatagtatgttgataaatcatagaaagtcacagtatagtatgttgatcaAAGTCCTAAAAAAGTCAttgcatagtatgttgaaaaagtgaaaaaagtcattgtgtactctgtcaaaaaatgtcttagtatggtatgttgaaatgAGTAAAAAGAACGTCATCgtatagcatgtctaaaaaatgtcatggtgtagtatgttgataaaagtcttaaattatggaatgtctaaaaagtcatagtataggatgctgaaaaaagtcataaaaaagtcagggtatggtatgtcgaaaaagtcataaaaaagggATAGtttactatgtcaaaaaagtcttagtatagtatgtcgaactAATTCATAGTCATATTATAGAAAAGTCTAATAtagaaagtgtaaaaatgtcatagtatagcatgtcgaaaaatgtcttaaaaaagtcatagtatagaattttgaaaaaaagtcatagtgtagtatgtcgaaaaaggtcctacaacatagtatagtatgtcaaaacattcACAGTagagtatgttgataaaagtcttgaaaaagtcatagtatagtatgtcgaaaaaagtcacaaaaaataatagtatattatttctaaaaaagtcttaaaaaaggcATATACaatgtcttaaaaagtcatattttgaaaaaaggtcacagtataatatgttgaaaaaagtaattaaaaagtgacagtagtgatagtatagtatgtcgaaaaaaggtacagtatagaatgtcaaaaaaggtccTGAAAACTcacagcatagtatgttgaaaaaaagtcataaaaagtcatagcacagtacttaaaaaaatagtcatagcatagtatttcaaaaaagtcataaaaagtcacagtgtaTGATGTCGAagaaagtcatgaaaaagtcacagtatagtatgttgatgaaagtcttaaaaaagtcatagtgtagcacgtcgaaaaaagtaatagtatatgatgtctaaaaaagtcttaaaaggcATATACaatgtcttaaaaagtcatattcatggtatagtatgttaaaaaaagtattaaaaagtgatagtgtagtatgtcaaaaaaaatcatgaaaaagtcatggcatagtatgttgaaaaagtcatgctATAGTACGTAAAAAAATAGTCAgcatagtattttgaaaaagtcataaaaagtcacagtgtaCAATGTCgaagaaagtcataaaaaaagtcatggtacagtGTGTTGAAATAAGACCTATAGAAATCATAGTATGGAATGTCAAACTAATTCATGGTCATGTAATAGAATGTCTAAAAAACTcacagtgtagtatgttgatgaaagtcttaaaaaagtcatagtatagaatgttgcaaaaagtaaaaagaaagtcAACCtgaagtatgtcaaaaaagtctgcaaaaagtcatagtatagtatgtcaaaaaagtaatgagAAAGTCATTGTGAAGTAGTCAAAACAAAGtctaaaaatcatagtatagtatgtcaaaaatctcatagtagagtatgttgaaaaacgtcttaaaaaagtcataatatagaatgtctaaaaaagtcatagtacagtatgtttaaaaaagtcatgaaaattcataaaaatgtgATAGTGTACTACGgtaaaagtcttagtatagtgtgtcaaaaagtaaaaagaaagtcattgtgaagtatgttgaaaaagtcatgaaaacgtcacagtatagtacgttgaaaaagtcatagtagagtatgtcaaaCTTATCACCAGGTATTTATCACACTGAGCTATACAGGAAGTTTGATAATAACAGGTTTgatgttgtatttgttgttcaACATTATTGAGGGGAGAAAATCATAGTCATAGTGTACAATGTTAAAAACGgtcctaaaaaagtcatagtatagtaagttgaaaaaaatcataaaacgtcatagtatagtatatcgaaaTAAGTCATGAagaggtcatagtatagtgtgtcaaaataagtcatagtacaCTATGTCACTATGTATAGTATttaaaataagtcatagtatagtgtgttgatAAAAGTCTTAAAATTGTCATattatagaatgtcaaaaaagtcatagtatagcatgctaaaaaaagtcttaaaaagtaatagtatagtatgttgaaaaaattcatgaaaagtaatagtatgtgatgtcaaaaaaatgaatcttaaaaatgtcatattatacAATATCTAAAAAGTTCACattcatagtatggtatgttgaaaaaaagtccttAAAAAGTAATGGTACagcatgtccaaaaaagtcataaaacagtGATGTTgtactatgtcaaaaatgtcttagtatagtatgtcaaaaaaagaaaaagaaattcatcgtgaagtatgtaaaaaaaggcATGACATAAAATCGTCAGAGTATGGTATGTGAATAAAGTCATaggataatgttgaaaaaagtctttaaaaaagtcatagttatagcatgttgaaaaagtcaaaaaacgtATTTCAAactaagtcatagtatagtgttgATAAAAGTCTTAAATTGTCAAATATAgaaatgtcgaaaaaaagtcaatagtCTAGCATgcaaaaaaagcttaaaaagtcatagtaatatgtaaaaaagtaaaaagaagtcATGTATATATTCGAAAAAGATCATAAAACGTatgaaaaaggttttaaaaaagtcataaaacgcAGAGCAAAATCTAAAAAGTCatatgtatagtatgttaaaaaagtcataaaaagtgtagtgtatttatatgtcaaaaaaagttcaaGTTACATGCAAATAGTTTAAAAatcaaagtatttaaaaaataaaaaatttagtGTTTTCAAAAGTCATAACATACGCTGAAAAAAGGAAT
The sequence above is drawn from the Etheostoma spectabile isolate EspeVRDwgs_2016 chromosome 12, UIUC_Espe_1.0, whole genome shotgun sequence genome and encodes:
- the igfbp1b gene encoding insulin-like growth factor-binding protein 1; the protein is MPELNEKLTFVAVVALAVLTVVRSSPVVGPEPIRCAACTQEKLDDCPIVPADCMQVLREPGCGCCMACALEKGSSCGVHTAHCGVGLRCTPRPGEAMPLHALTRGHGVCTEDLGQDGAGEVTDHGSLHYLLGLNLPLDHQDTAEGQDSLKVNVIRNNLGQEGPCHIELHAAIDTISRSRQTQGEKFTTFYLPNCDRHGFYKPKQCESSLVGPPARCWCVSSWNGKKLPGSSDLLGDSECHQEVTH